The genomic stretch TGGACATAGTGGGCACCTctactatttgtatttttatttatttttgccttcaagtcagttttgattcctggcaactgcaTGGATAAGTCTGCAATTTTGTTGGCATTAACCTATTAGGATGCATTCAAGTGGCTCGTTCTTAATGAGATGCAAAACATTTAACGTTGCTACTGCTGTCCCAAGAAAAATTCTCCCAAACAGTAATGTACAATTGAGCACCTACAACCTACAGCCAGGGATCACACTCACCCCGCAGTAGTGGTCCCCATTGAAAATCTGGGGAGGAATGGCTTTGGGGTTGCCTGATTTGGTCCTCATTTCTTCCCGAAGGGCATTGTCTTGGGAGATATCCACCATGTTGTACTTGATGTTCTTTCCATCCAAGATCCTGGTCACTTCGCTCTGCTGGGATTTGATCTGTGGGGCGGGCatatcaaggggggggggggggaaagaaagaagaggaagagaaaaggggaagagggtGAATCACCCTGCAGGAGGCAACTGAGATACTAAGAGCCAGAGTCATACTTCCAGTGAATGAATCCAATCTAGCTATACAGGCAGTATTGATCTCCACTAGTGATCAAGGAGATGACAGCCCCCCAATAGGAGCAAGGATGGCTCCACTGCTGgggatgggaaaggaaggaaggaggggaggaaggaaggctccATGTCTCCGGGTGGGGGAAGAGCCTTTGGTAAAGGAAGACCCTCCCTCCCCTTTGTCACAGGATTGGATTTCTTCCCGTTCAGGTTTTCCTCAAATCGCTCAAGGGTCTCCACGGGAGTGGGCGGGAATTTGGAAGCGAATTAAGGAGTGGCTCCCCTTACATTGAAGGGATCCACCCTCGCGGGGAGCCTAAAGGGAAGAGAAGCCCACCTAAAAGCTAAGAGGAAAGAGTCATTGCCCGCCCTCCAGATGTTCCGGCTGGAGGAAGCAGAGGCGAGCACATCTGGAAGAGCTGGctgtggggggggaggaaagtgCGGAGAGAGCAGGACCGTTTGGGGTGGAGGGCGCGCAGGCAGCCGTCccaggagaaggggaggaagaccCCACCCCCGTAGGCAAAGCATACTGCAAAGGGGCGGCACCGACGGGCGCTTGTGGGTGGTCTGCGCTGGGCTTACCTCCCGAGAACCGGTCACCGAAGTGCTGTAGATGGTGAGACAGGCCATGGCTGCTGGTTGCTTCCAGCCGCTCCCTCTCGCTGGGTTGCCcggtggtgggtgggtgagtggatggatggatgggttggGAAGGAAGCGAAAGGGTAGGCAGGGCTCCCTCGCCTCCCCAACCCTAGTCAGCACGTGACCGCAGCCAGACCAATGGGCTGAGCGGCCGCGAGCATGCGGAACAGGCGGACAAGGCAGGCTTCGCTCAGCTGCGGCCAGAAGGGGTTGCTGGAGGGGGTCGCAAAAGATTCGGAGCCAGCCcgcttcccctcctcttctcttccggAGCTGCAGCCGCGGGTCTCCTTGCAGATCTCCCGGAGTCTCCCGCCCAGAACGCAGCTGGGGTGGCTgccaaggaaaggaagggggcgTCTGCTGTGCGGGCGTGGAAGGTCTCTGACTCATCAACTGGCAGCGCTTCTTGATGTATTTGTGTGTGCACAAATCGTGGTGGATAGAGAATAATTGCTCCACTGATCAACTTAAGTCTCCGTTTCAcacattttgcctttttttaaacgAATCCCCGTCCTCCTTAATTTCAGCTCGTTTTATTACCAAAGATGGAAAATGGCAGCTATAAAAATAGGTGGGATCTTTTTTTACTTCTGCTTTAGGCAACTGCTATACTTTTACCCTTAGTTATTTTAATAActttgttaaaaaaattgaatctgaaTGGATATGCAGCAATTTTATTGCTATACTGTTTGCatcaatgaaaaatgaaaatgctttTTCTAAATTTCTCATTTAAGAGTCAGAGATTAGGTCCAAAAAATCAGGGCTGGAATTCAAAACATTCCATATACTTTGATTAAAAGCAATTAGGTCAACTCTACCAAAACCGGTTTTTCCcccatgttttaaaaataatttaatttattctgaaAGAAATATGTTaaaacaatgaacagttgcagctTTTCCATAAAGGAGATATCCCTACTTTGAAAATGAAATGTGGAAATTGTGCAGTAAACTACAATCTTACAGTGAAATTCAAAGCAATCCTTTTATTGatatactttattttaaaaagttgtaccCTTGTAATAAAATAACCAGTATATAAACATATTTTCCTTATGTGCAAACAATAAAATGTTATGCCCCTGAAATTTTTCCTATACCTGTACAAAAAGTTCAAGTCAAACTTTTTGCCAAAAGCTGACAATAAAGCAGCATCTGTTGCAATTTCAGATCATAGCTTTACAAACACTATAGCTCCTATTTTTTTCAATTGAACTTTTACTACAGGATAGTAAGTTGTTAAAATGTAGAATACTAACTATTATAACTCTATTGCATCTCAAGTGTACCAGAATTTGAGAAATAGCTATCTGCAAACCAACAAATGTCAAATAGTGTATGGACTGATAGAAGGGTTTGAAATAAGAACATAGAAAGATGCTTAAAATAAGGATTGAATCTAtacaacagtgtttttcaaccactgtgccgcggcacactagtgtgccgtgacatagtgtaaggtgtgccgtgggaaaaacacctgcctatagtcaatataggcacagagttaaatttttttaacattttctaatggtggtgtgcctcgtgatttttttcatgaaaaaagtgtgcctttgcagaaaaaggttgaaaaacactgctatacaaAATAAGACAGTCCTCCAGAGAATGGGCAAAGATAAGGAAATAGTGAATTTCATccaaaaaagaaaattagaatatctATGACCCTGGGTTAATGATAAATATCCATCTTAATTATATGAAGAAACATTCAAGGGGTTGTCTACAGCCAACCTTCACAGGAGACGCCACTAAATGAAGTAATTTATCATAAGCAATCTATTTAACTACATTACATAAACATCCATATACTTAGTTAAATTCATCTACAGCTGGGATTGTAATCAAAAGAACTGTAATCAAAAGAATGGAGAATGCTTGATTTATAGTTCTCTCATTTGAGTAATTTCCACAGGTAAAACATTTGACATGTTGCAGGAACATACTCAGCTTTCTTTTCAAGGtcaattttcaattttaagaGCAAGTGTAGACCATTTACATGCCTTCATCATCGATCATGCTACCTACAGTTGACAGGAATTCATCAACATCAGTAGCCACCACCAGCCATGCTTGTCCTAATGGAAGGTCTTTTTGTAAAGTGCTGGCACAGCATTAAAGACTTCTCCAATATTACAACCTTGTGGAGGAATGAGCATTCATCTGTTCAGTCATAAGGACTAACAAATTATCACCTTCTTGTTTCACAGAAGGGCTAGTTTTAAAACCAACCTGTAATTCTTTCTATTACAGTGTGTAAACCTAATTGCCCACATTGCAACAATATGAAAATTCAGTTTCTCTTTTTCCAAAGGTTTATTTCTAGGAGAATTAAGGCATTTCAACACTTGAATCCATACATTCTAGAATGTCAAGTTAATGCTTGCATAGAGAACAGTGATAtgaaaatagtttaaaaagtgCATCTGCATTGAAAACCTAAGAATCCAGGGCAACAGACTGACATTGAAAGTGTCTATGCCATTAGCAGTGGTCATAAGAAACCTGGGGAACTAGCACAGGCTTTGGAGATCTAACATTTAAGGAGAAATGCTACAACTTCATCATATTAGTTCTAGTTTCTGGAAGGAATTGGAAAAAACCTGAGAGTACAAGATTATCTTACAAATTTCAAAAACCTGTTAAAAACAGATCTTTCTTCTGTTCAGACTTGCTTTACCACAGCTGATTCAGTTTTTCCTACATAGGGACTACCATTTTATATTCAATCCTAACTCATCAAAGCTTTCGCAACCTCGCAGCTATTCCATTACAAAGAGTGAGTGTCTCCATGATTGCAGTGTCTGAAAAAATGCTTATGCCATAAATTACAGAAATAAATGCTGGCAGACATTTTCCTGACTGCAGCTGCTAACAGGAACCAGATCCAGAATTGCAggatacaaaaaaatatatattttggccaCGCCTTTACAGGCTCATTGTCCTTAGAGAGCTTTCCTGTCAAGAGAAAATCTGATTTCCAGCTGTGGGAAGCATCTTCACCAGAACAGGTTATAAAGACCTTTTGAAAACTCACCCTGCACAGTACAAACCTACTTCACATCTTCCACTTATTTGGCCTTCACTGAGTAATGCAGTTATCACCCATATCTTGAGCATATCTGTCCGAAATAGCAGTCCTCAAATCTTCAATCTCTTTGTGCAACTGTTTTACATCCTCCACTTTCTTTGCTAGCGTGTCTGGTTTCAGCAAGTCTTTTTCTTGTtgaacagaataatgtacagctGTGAAATCAGATGAAGGCTCTCAGGTTAATTAGTCATTTTCCAGTGAAAAGTCAGCATTGGGGATTGGCATCCCTATAGCAGCTATAAAATTGGGGTCCcccccaatttaaaaaaaaagaatgcagttTTTAAAACTCTTATTAATGATCATGGGGACCACTTCCAAGCAGTTTGGAATTAGATGGATAGTGCAAAATACCACAAATGTAACCATTAACACCACAATCTTGAAACTCTACACAAGAAAACTCTAGGGAGCTCCACAAGAAGCAATCATGCTTAAATAAAGTGGAGGGAAGAGTTAAAAGATTTTCTCAGCACAAAATAGTGTTGTCCCCTAACTTCCATAAGGTACTATTAAAGAACATCAATTGGCAAGGTAGGACATAAGGGTGCCTACACGGAGGGCAAGAACAGCAAGTGAAAAAATGTACATGTCGACATAATCATGCAAGTGCTGTGACGTAAGAGATTTGAGTCAGATTATCAGGACCCAAGGAAGGAATGGGAGGATCTCCATGAGGGTGTCCCTGGGTAGGTGCTGTCATGGTTTGCTGTGGACACCATGCTAAGAAAGCTACGAGGGTATTACAATCCCAAAGGATTACAAACAAAGGGACCATAATCTATCACTACAGACAACAGGCTCCTATGACTTACTGTGAATGCCTAACAGCAACGACAAATTGGGATCTTTTCCTTGAGCCCGCTGAGTAACCACACTGTAGACAGAGTGCAAGTCCTGTAGGCAGCTGGCTAGTTCACTATGCAGCTCTTGAGTCAGGCTGGCTGTTTCACTTGACTGCAGCTGGCCCAGCTCTATCTGCCGGTGATGCTCCTGGAAGGTCAGGTTTTTTTCCATCAATTCTTGGTTCTGAGAAGACAGCTAAAAATAAGATGTAAAAAATCAGGGCTTTCAAAAACAATTCCTGATTCTTCACTAGTCATGATTCCACAGCTCTGGATTTTACAAACATGTTTGGGAACTTGGACATCAGAAAGTACATCTGCAGCTTTGCCTTTATTTCTGAGATCATTCTTAGCATAgtataggccaggggtgtcaaacttgcattgtcacatTCCCCCTTCGTTAAACCAGGCATGGGAGCGTGgtcagcgtgtgatgcatccggcctgtgagtttgacagccctggtacaCAGTTGGGAGACTGAAAAATTATATTTGAGGACCGGGATATTTGGCTtttacaaggaaggaaaaagacaaaGTTTAGATTATTGCATTTGTGCTACCAGGGAAAAATGGTCTTACAAAGGAAAGTGGAAATTATTGAAAGTCTTCTGACAGGAGTCATGCCAATCAATACATTTGTTCTTCACAGAACAGAACTTCCAATTTGGAGACAGTTGTaatttctcctcttctccacactcCAAGAAGTAAATGCAATCTCTCTTTGATTAAGAGAACGGTAATGggtcaaaatacagaaaaaaataaaattcctctAATAGGAAAGACAAACAACATACAATAATATTCCTTAGATACATTTCAGGGAAGTAGGAATCGGTATAAATTGTCCTTGCTTACAAAATATTGGAGAATGAAGGAGTTACAGGTGCTTTGCATATATTCTATGGAACTTTTTGATTGATTTGTGTTTCATTGATTCAGACATTTTCGGCACCAGACAGAAGTTTGCAGTACAATAATGCCAAAGATAAATAACATAATGAGCTGGTCAAAAGACTTGAATCATGGGACTACAAGCACTCTCCAGGTCTCATGTAATCCCTCTAAactgt from Thamnophis elegans isolate rThaEle1 chromosome 12, rThaEle1.pri, whole genome shotgun sequence encodes the following:
- the SH3BGRL3 gene encoding SH3 domain-binding glutamic acid-rich-like protein 3 is translated as MACLTIYSTSVTGSREIKSQQSEVTRILDGKNIKYNMVDISQDNALREEMRTKSGNPKAIPPQIFNGDHYCGDYELFVEAVEQNTLQQFLKLA